The following proteins are encoded in a genomic region of Chiroxiphia lanceolata isolate bChiLan1 chromosome 18, bChiLan1.pri, whole genome shotgun sequence:
- the LOC116795979 gene encoding sodium-dependent serotonin transporter-like, which produces MAEQPFPDPLASLAPLNLQTHPRDKWSKKMDFLLSVIGFAVDLGNVWRFPYICYQNGGGAFLIPYTLMAVFGGVPLFYMELALGQFHRTGAIPIWKRICPIFKGIGFAICIIGLYVSFYYNTIIAWALYYFYSSFSGTLPWASCDNPWNTPDCTNYFGRSNVTWTNFSRSPAEEFYTRKVLEIHKSRGLYDIGEIHWQLLLCLFLIFAIVYFSLWKGVKTSGKVVWVTATLPYVVLLILLIRGATLPGAWRGVVFYLRPDWGKLLSTAVWVDAAAQIFFSLGPGFGVLLALASYNHFHNNCYRDALFASAVNCLTSFLSGFVIFTVLGYMAEMRDVEVEDVARDKGPSLLFITYPEAIANMVGSTFFAIIFFLMVITLGLDSTFGGLEAVITAVMDEYPQLLAGRRELFVLGLITVSFLGSLSTLTYGGAYVVKLLEEFGAGCSILAVVLLETVAVSWFYGIQRFSHDVKAMLGFTPGLFWKLCWVAVSPALLAFIVISSLLDQPPLTLFDYQYPEWSTSVGHLIGASSFICIPFYMVYKLVWTPGSLKQRLAVCIRPEKTARAPRAEVVGLAPIL; this is translated from the exons atggCAGAGCAGCCCTTCCCGGATCCCCTTGCCAGCCTTGCACCCTTGAACCTTCAAACCCACCCTAGGGACAAGTGGAGCAAAAAGATGGATTTCCTCCTCTCGGTCATCGGATTTGCCGTCGATCTGGGAAACGTCTGGCGGTTCCCTTACATCTGCTACCAGAACGGAGGGG gAGCCTTCCTCATCCCCTACACGCTGATGGCTGTTTTTGGAGGGGTGCCCCTCTTCTACATGGAGCTGGCCCTGGGGCAGTTCCACAGGACAGGAGCCATCCCCATCTGGAAGCGCATCTGCCCCATCTTTAAAG GCATCGGATTTGCCATCTGCATCATCGGCCTCTACGTCTCCTTCTACTACAACACCATCATTGCCTGGGCTCTCTACTACTTCTACTCGTCCTTCTCGGGCACCCTGCCCTGGGCGAGCTGCGACAACCCCTGGAACACCCCTGACTGCACCAACTACTTCGGCAGGAGCAACGTCACCTGGACCAACTTCTCCAGGTCCCCTGCCGAGGAGTTTTACAC gaggAAGGTCCTGGAGATCCATAAATCCAGGGGTCTGTACGACATAGGGGAGATCCActggcagctgctcctctgcctcttcctcatcttcGCCATCGTCTACTTCAGCCTGTGGAAAGGGGTGAAAACCTCTGGGAAG gtgGTGTGGGTGACAGCCACCCTGCCCTACGTCGTTCTCCTCATTCTACTGATCCGGGGGGCCACCTTGCCCGGCGCCTGGAGGGGGGTCGTCTTCTACCTGCGCCCAGACTGGGGCAAACTCCTGAGCACTGCG GTTTGGGTTGATGCTGCTGcacagattttcttctccttgggTCCTGGATTTGGGGTACTCCTTGCCCTGGCCAGTTACAACCATTTCCACAACAACTGCTACCG GGATGCTCTCTTCGCCAGTGCAGTGAACTGCCTCACCAGCTTCCTCTCAGGCTTTGTCATCTTCACCGTGCTGGGCTACATGGCTGAGATGAGGGACGTGGAGGTGGAGGATGTAGCCAGAGATAAAG GGCCGAGCCTCCTTTTCATCACCTACCCTGAAGCAATTGCCAACATGGTGGGATCCACCTTCTTCGCCATCATCTTCTTCCTGATGGTGATCACGCTGGGGCTGGACAGCACA TTTGGGGGCCTGGAGGCCGTGATCACGGCCGTGATGGATGAGTACCCCCAGCTCCTGGCCGGGCGACGGGAGCTCTTTGTCCTCGGCCTCATCACAGTCTCTTTCCTGGGCTCCCTGAGCACCCTCACCTAT GGGGGAGCCTACGTGGTGAAGCTGCTGGAGGAGTTCGGTGctggctgctccatcctggcAGTGGTGCTCCTGGAAACCGTAGCTGTGTCCTGGTTTTACG GGATACAGAGGTTCTCTCACGATGTCAAAGCCATGCTGGGCTTCACCCCAGGGCTATTCTGGAAGCTGTGCTGGGTCGCTGTCAGCCCTGCCTTGCTCGCA TTCATAGTCATCAGCTCCCTCCTGGACCAGCCACCCCTGACCCTCTTTGACTACCAGTACCCCGAGTGGAGCACCTCGGTGGGACACCTCATCGGAGCATCGTCCTTCATCTGCATCCCCTTCTACATGGTGTACAAGCTCGTCTGGACACCGGGGTCTCTCAAGCAG CGCCTCGCTGTCTGCATCCGGCCGGAGAAGACCGCACGAGCCCCCCGGGCAGAGGTGGTGGGCTTGGCACCCATCCTGTAG